The Gloeocapsopsis sp. IPPAS B-1203 region ATAATCTGGGGAATGACGAGTAATAAGACTAAGAAGCAGCGATCGCAAAAACTCACTTTTACCACTACCAGTGGTACCACCAACCAAAAAGTGACAAGTATTCGGATCAGACAAATCAGCTTCTACAAGTTGTCCTTCTAAGTTTACCCCAATAGCAATTTTTATCTGAGCATCAATAGATAACACTTGCGATCGCACATATTTTTCAAAGCTAGCGACTTGGCGATCTTGACGCGGTAAATCAACACTGATATATCCTGCTTGCGGTGCAATCAGAGGAGGATTTGCGAGTCCTAACTGCACCTGTAAGTCATTAGATAAGCGTAAAATGGAACCAACTTTAACTCCTGCATGAGGTTTGAGTTTCACACGTACAAATGCAGGTCCAATAGCAGCACCTTGGTACTCAACACCAATACCAAAAGATTCTAATGTATCAACTAACTCTTTTCCAGTGCGATCGGCGTTAGGAGTTGAGGCTTTGGAATTGTCCTGAATAGATGGAGATGACACTACTGATAAGCTATCAATAGCGATCGCTTCACTGTCGTTAAAAAAAGATTGGCATTTTTTGTGCTGTGGACAGACGTAACATAAATCAGGCTGACTTGTAGGCGGTGGTGGATCGGGTTGCGGTGGTTCCCAAGTTAACCATTGCTGCATTTGTTGCATTTTTTGGGGAACAAGTTGATGTACTGTTTTCTCCAGTTGCTCCCATGTAAAAGTGAGTTCATGCAAATCGGGTAGTACGCTATAAACGGCGGAATTAATCTCAACACCAATCTTTTTACGCAGCATATAACTGTAAAGCGCGACTTGCGCTAACTGGGCTGATTGATCGACAGCTTGATATGATTTATACTCAACTACACACAAACGTTGCTCAGCAAAATCGTAGATAAGGCTGTCACATCTACCTTTAATTAACTGCTGCGTTCCATTGGGAAGCGTAAAGTAATGTTGAATTTTCAGTTCTTGCGCTAGAAATGTTTTAGAAATAACTTCTTGTGCTGTACAGTAGCGACGATTACCAATCAATAACTGCGCCCAACGGTGAATAAGTTGCGTAAGTCCTAACCAAAGTTGATGTAATGCGGGTGCTTTTCCAGGTTCTTTCTGAATAGATACTTGTAGATAAGGAAAAAAAACTTTTTCATAGAATAATTTTTGTAATGCAGAGGCGATCGCTTCTACCTCTAATTGTTCAATATTTAGTTCAAACAAAGCCGAAAACTGCGAGTCTTGTTTTGCAATACGGACAAATTGATTTGATAATTCATGAAATGCTGTCCCAATTCCAACTGCAGTATCCGCAGGTAAGAAAAGTGTCATTCCGCCAAAGTGATAGCCTAAATAAAACAATCGCGGACACTCAAAGGCTACTCTGACATTAGTAACACTTAAAGAAGGTTCAGTTTTAGCTCCTAGCATATTATATGTAGGCTCAAAGTTACTTTTTGCTATCTCAATTAGTCGTCGATGCACGTGAGCTAGATACACTGTGTCCATCTTGGCATACTGTAACTGCTTTGATGTTAATGGTCGCTGTCCCCAATCGCTTCCCTGTTCTGTTTGATCTATGTTGACAAAGTGACAAAGTTCTGATGCTAAGGTTTTTAATTTTAAATTTGTAACAGACAGAGAGTTTTTAGCTAACTTTTTTGCGATCGCCCAAGTACAAGTTACGTTTTTTGCATCTTTTTTTCCTAAAAATCTTAAATCATAATTAGCATTATGAAAGACTTTTTCGATTTGGGGATTTGCCATAATTTTATGAACGAAATACGTTACTAAATTAGGCTTATCCAATACGTCTAAAATTACCGTAGAGTTACCTGTACGATCCTCATGATTGCTTAAAACCTGAATTAGAGACAATCTAGGGCAAGTAGTTTTGTAATCAGCAACTTCTGTATCTAACCAAAGAATGTTACTAGAGACAATTTGATGAATAAATACTCGAATATCATTGTCTTCAGTAAGATATAGTGCCTGTGTTAATTTATTATTGAGAAGTTGATTCATTTTGAATTAGGCACCAAACAAACGAGTTGTGCTTCAGGTTTTGCCTTAGGGTCAAGAATTTGCACTTTATTTTCTTGGCATAACTGCTGAATGAGTGGTTCAACTTGTAGTTCATTGGCTTGAGGAAAGCTTTCAAGTGCATTTTGTATTAATGTATTTCGCCCTAAAAGTTGCTGTGTTGTAACTAAGTTTATGAGAAACTCTTTTACTTGCTGTAGCTCTAGATCTGGATCTCGATCTGGCTTGGGTTCTGCTTCTTCAGCAAGAGTTCCTAAAACTTGCAATAAACTACAATTTTGCAATACTTGAGCCTCACGCACAAAGGCTTGTAATTCTTTTAAATCAGGAATTTTGTCTATAATAACTAACTCTTTAGAACTAACAGCATTAACCATGCTGTGGTAAGTAGCTAGGTAGTGAATCGAAGTAAGATCTGGTACAATGTGACAATGAGGTGAACCTTTAAAAATTTGCTTGTAGATTTGATAGCCTTGATTCGTTTTGCTACCTAGTTTTTCTGCTCGAATCAGAAACAAAGTTTGACAGTGTTTTTTTTCCAAAGCTTTGTGACAACCTTTCATCACATAAAAAAAACTACTCATATTGGGATCTTCCATCCAGACAATTCCACCTTGTTTTTGTTGTGATGGTAAAAAACAACTTAGGGAATAACTGGTATAAGTAGGACTAGGTAAAAATTTTGGGTGAGTTTTTAATTCCAAAACTTCCAAGGCTTCACGTAACATTTGAATTAGCTCTGGCGAGGATAAATAACGAATTCGCGTAATTTTCTTTTCAATTTTCTTAAGTTCTTTACTCCACAGTAATTGAAAAGCAGCTAAATGAGGTTTAACAGGGGGTGAATCAATTACCTTTAATTTATACAGTTGAAATAATTGTCGTCCCAGAATTAGTGTATTTCTAGGAAAGGTTTTGCCACCAGGAAAATTTTCGTCTAAAACTTGTCGCTTTAATGGATAGATTGAAGAGATTGGCAATTCATCAGCTTCTTCATGTAAAGGAAAAAGGCGAGATTTCCAAATTGCTTCCGCTTCGTCAAGTTTGATGGGTTTGAGGACAACTAAATCATCAACTCTTACTCTATCGGCTGATTGAACGCGGTTCTTATTTTCTCTCCATGTATTCGTAATAATGCTAATAATAATTAGAAAGTTTTTTAATGATTGATTGTGAATACTAGAGTTAACGCTAAATAATGCTTGTAAGTCAATAAATCCATCTGTACGTGGAATATTATCGAGTTGGTCAAAACATAAAACAATTGGTTGAGTTTGGGCAGAAATTTTGCCAAAATTAGCTAAAATATTCTGGGCTGCATCTTCGGTAACAATTGTATTTTTGACTCCTAGCGCTTCCAGACTATCTGCATCAAGATCGTCGCCGCGTAACCAATCACAAGCAAGTAGGTGTAGTTCGGGATTAAGTAAGTCATACAACACACCAAAAAACTCATTGGCGTTGTACATATCAGACGGACAAGTTATTTTTAACTTGTGGATAAATGCTTTGCGATCGCCTAGTAATTTATCTATAAGATTACGTTGTTTAAAGATCGACAAACTCTTTAGCCATAACAACAACTGTGATTCTTGTTGTCCTTCTGGTACTTTAAGTAAACTGTCAACTGTTTGACGTAAAGTGTGTCGCCAAATAAAATGACTATCAGCCCAAGGACCAATGTAAACAAAAAAGGCTTTAGAGTTCAGTGTTTGCTTCAGCCTACCCAAAAGATGACTTTTACCTGAACCAGAATCACCAGCAAGCATTATTGTGCGCGTCCGATGATCTTTTGCTATCTGAGCTAAGGTATACTCAATTGTAGTAATTGCTTCTTGGTGAATCGAATCAACATTCAACGCTGGATCTTGCTGTTCTTGCCAAAAGTTACCTGGTTTGAAGGTTGTCGTATCAAAGGGGTTAACTTCGCGTTGGATAATTTGATCTATAGATGCCATCCTGCTACCTTGATAAAAACTGAGTACTACAGATAATTCAAGAAAACTTTAATTCACAACAATAAAAAATAAAGGTCCACCAATATCCTGAGGAATTCCTGCATCAATTTGTTCTGGAGTATAAGCAGTAACCTCTTGCAAGGAACTCAATTCAATTTGGTCATTGCGCTGTAAGCGATACAGTATTTTATCTAATTGCTTACGTGAAATTACGGAAGCAAGTTTCTGGCGTAAATGAAAAATTGGTAAATAGTTTTCTGTACCTAATTCTTGATCTAAACTTTGAATCGTTTGAAAAACTTCTAAGTCGTTCGGTTCTTTTGCTAGCGTTGCTGATACTCCATTTGATTCAGTATAAGTATTCGTTTCTGTGTTAAAACTTTTACGTATAAAACGTATATAGTTACTTAAAAGCTCTAGACTAATAACAGGTTGAACTCCTTTGTTAGGAATATATTCGTCCCGTAGATATGCTTTACCTTGTTCAGATAGCCAAACTTCTTTAACTTTAGTCTCTACCTCAATTAAACCGCGTTCAGCCAACCCTTGAATTACTGCTTGTCGTTCCGCAGTAGGGATTTTGGTTTCTCCTGGCGAAATCTTTTTGTTTTCACTAGCTTTCAGGGCTTTGAGTTCATTTTGAGTAACTGGTACTTGGGACTGATCTAATTTAAGTAGGGCTTTTCCTGGAGGCGCAATCTTAAGTTTTGTAACTTCATAGGAACATTCAACTAAACCGCGATCGCATAGTTTACGGCAAATTTTATTTCTTTCTGCTGCTTTAGTATTATTACCCAGGTTGATTTCAGTTAGTGATATCCGGTAATCGGTAAAACCCAATAATCTCAACAGGAACTTAAGTTCAATTGTCTCCATAAGCATTCACTTTTCACTTATTGATGATTCATTGCTAAATTGAACTACTGCGATGTAAATTAATAATTTACATTTTTATAAGTAGCATTTATGCGATCGCTAATTTCTTTGTTACTAAATAAAGTCTTGATAATTCAAGAAGACTTTAAGCTTAAATGACTCATCCACATAAAAACTTTATAAAAAGAGTAAACTACCTTAATGAAATAGTTGTTTTTACTTAGAGTAATTATTGGAAGCATTACAAACAAATCAGTTTAATGAAGTTGTTTATACATCAAGCACAATTCTACGGAGATATAATCAATATCAACAAAATTACCAGCGTAAATATACGGAATTCTGAAAATAAAGTTATGCTAAAGCATAATTGATCGCCATACCCAAAAAATAGCTATTTACTCCTCATAAATATGTGTAAAAGCTGGTCAAAACAAAGTAAAGTTAAAATATACTGGTAAAAAATAATGCATGAAATAGCTGCATTAACTAACTTCAAATCACTTCTTATTAGCAATGATGTCGGATGCTTGAACGCAAATGCCAAAACACAAGCATAAACTAACCAGATACACGCTTGCTGATACATCTTTTCTGCAGCACAACTCAAGCTATGAGAAAAGAAAAAAGCAAATGGCATTTTTATTAGGAACGACGTTGTTGTTGGGTGCAAGCGGCGTAGTCGTTAGCAGTATATGGTTGAGTTATAGTTTGTTTTTTAATCCAAGTGCGATCGCATCTCTCAATGAATTCTTACCGCAGTGGGCGCAGCTACCGTTAAATCAAGAACCAGCCCAAACTCTGACACAAATTTCAGCCGAGTTGAATAAACAAAGAAAAAGTGCTGGGAAACCGTTACCTTTAGAAGTTAATTCTGCTAATTCGCAACCAACGTCTGTCATCTTACCTGTGCGATCGCAAAATCAGCAGATCGTTGAATTGCGAGTGTATCGCATCGCGGATGCTAGAAATCTTCTGAATCAACCGAAAGGTGAAATCCACTATCAGTTTATAACTCAAGCTGATGTAACAGGACCTGAAGAATCATTTGTTGTCGCACCCCTCATCAATCCAGAGACAGCAGATACAAGTTCAAATCGTCCCCTACCAGTAACCGAACTGCGTCGGTTTGAGAGTACGACACCAACCCAAGGAATTTGGTTTTATCTTTGGGGAGAACGACAACGAGGACAAGCGATCGCCTACGGTCAAATTGTCCACTATAACCCCGATCGCTCCTATCTTAATTTAATGTTGCCTTGGACAAGTCCCACTCAACCACAATGG contains the following coding sequences:
- a CDS encoding DNA translocase FtsK is translated as MNQLLNNKLTQALYLTEDNDIRVFIHQIVSSNILWLDTEVADYKTTCPRLSLIQVLSNHEDRTGNSTVILDVLDKPNLVTYFVHKIMANPQIEKVFHNANYDLRFLGKKDAKNVTCTWAIAKKLAKNSLSVTNLKLKTLASELCHFVNIDQTEQGSDWGQRPLTSKQLQYAKMDTVYLAHVHRRLIEIAKSNFEPTYNMLGAKTEPSLSVTNVRVAFECPRLFYLGYHFGGMTLFLPADTAVGIGTAFHELSNQFVRIAKQDSQFSALFELNIEQLEVEAIASALQKLFYEKVFFPYLQVSIQKEPGKAPALHQLWLGLTQLIHRWAQLLIGNRRYCTAQEVISKTFLAQELKIQHYFTLPNGTQQLIKGRCDSLIYDFAEQRLCVVEYKSYQAVDQSAQLAQVALYSYMLRKKIGVEINSAVYSVLPDLHELTFTWEQLEKTVHQLVPQKMQQMQQWLTWEPPQPDPPPPTSQPDLCYVCPQHKKCQSFFNDSEAIAIDSLSVVSSPSIQDNSKASTPNADRTGKELVDTLESFGIGVEYQGAAIGPAFVRVKLKPHAGVKVGSILRLSNDLQVQLGLANPPLIAPQAGYISVDLPRQDRQVASFEKYVRSQVLSIDAQIKIAIGVNLEGQLVEADLSDPNTCHFLVGGTTGSGKSEFLRSLLLSLITRHSPDYLKVALVDPKRVTFPEFEQIRSLYSPVVKDTEQAIELMDRLVTEMEQRYQLFESAGCADLNSYNQKTHFSTPRIVCIFDEYADFMAEKESRNALEQSIKRLGAMARAAGIHLIIATQRPEAKVVTPIIRSNLPGRVALRTASEADSAIILGGKQTSAAYLLGKGDLLYQGGAQLHRLQSLFAKTIQLP
- a CDS encoding AAA family ATPase, with translation MASIDQIIQREVNPFDTTTFKPGNFWQEQQDPALNVDSIHQEAITTIEYTLAQIAKDHRTRTIMLAGDSGSGKSHLLGRLKQTLNSKAFFVYIGPWADSHFIWRHTLRQTVDSLLKVPEGQQESQLLLWLKSLSIFKQRNLIDKLLGDRKAFIHKLKITCPSDMYNANEFFGVLYDLLNPELHLLACDWLRGDDLDADSLEALGVKNTIVTEDAAQNILANFGKISAQTQPIVLCFDQLDNIPRTDGFIDLQALFSVNSSIHNQSLKNFLIIISIITNTWRENKNRVQSADRVRVDDLVVLKPIKLDEAEAIWKSRLFPLHEEADELPISSIYPLKRQVLDENFPGGKTFPRNTLILGRQLFQLYKLKVIDSPPVKPHLAAFQLLWSKELKKIEKKITRIRYLSSPELIQMLREALEVLELKTHPKFLPSPTYTSYSLSCFLPSQQKQGGIVWMEDPNMSSFFYVMKGCHKALEKKHCQTLFLIRAEKLGSKTNQGYQIYKQIFKGSPHCHIVPDLTSIHYLATYHSMVNAVSSKELVIIDKIPDLKELQAFVREAQVLQNCSLLQVLGTLAEEAEPKPDRDPDLELQQVKEFLINLVTTQQLLGRNTLIQNALESFPQANELQVEPLIQQLCQENKVQILDPKAKPEAQLVCLVPNSK